In the genome of Eggerthella sp. YY7918, one region contains:
- a CDS encoding glycosyltransferase family 2 protein, translating to MKKITIGICCYNEESNIEAMYEAVTKQMEKFPAYDYEILFEDNASTDGSEAILEKIVQRDSHVRAIINQANYGIERSAFNCMKNAAGDAFISIPCDFQEPPDLIPEFIRGWEEGHDLVLGQKKGSEEGRIKYSLRSLYYAIIHWFSEGDQLEHVTGFGIYDRRVMDVLSEIRQYDPNLLARYLVCEYGFDIKLISYQQHERLRGKSSFTLSTYLDFSIDSLCQVSMKPLRLITLFGLFSSCIVFVALVVSFFAGVIAYSMLFAILLAIAIQIFCLGILGEYMAVILRKVTKKPLVIEKKRMPNDWV from the coding sequence ATGAAAAAAATAACCATCGGGATTTGTTGCTATAACGAAGAATCCAACATTGAGGCAATGTATGAAGCGGTGACTAAACAGATGGAGAAGTTTCCCGCTTATGATTATGAAATACTATTCGAAGACAATGCATCTACCGATGGTTCTGAAGCAATTCTGGAAAAAATTGTTCAGAGAGACTCACATGTTCGAGCAATAATTAATCAGGCAAATTATGGAATAGAGCGATCAGCGTTTAATTGTATGAAAAATGCAGCAGGCGATGCTTTTATTAGCATTCCGTGCGATTTTCAGGAACCTCCGGATTTAATACCAGAATTTATTCGCGGTTGGGAAGAAGGTCATGATCTCGTACTAGGGCAAAAAAAAGGATCTGAAGAGGGGCGTATAAAGTACTCTTTGCGTAGCTTGTATTATGCAATTATCCATTGGTTTTCAGAGGGCGATCAACTCGAACACGTAACGGGTTTTGGTATTTACGATAGGCGAGTGATGGACGTTCTTTCAGAAATAAGGCAGTATGATCCTAATCTTTTAGCTCGCTATTTAGTATGTGAATATGGCTTTGATATAAAACTTATTTCGTATCAACAGCATGAACGTTTGAGGGGAAAATCTAGCTTTACGTTATCAACTTATCTCGATTTCTCCATTGATTCTCTGTGTCAAGTTTCAATGAAACCGCTTCGTCTAATTACGCTATTCGGCTTGTTTTCATCCTGTATTGTCTTTGTTGCACTAGTCGTTAGTTTCTTTGCGGGGGTTATTGCCTACTCAATGCTTTTTGCTATTTTGCTGGCAATCGCTATACAGATTTTTTGCTTGGGCATACTCGGAGAGTACATGGCAGTCATTCTTAGGAAGGTAACGAAAAAGCCGCTTGTAATTGAGAAGAAACGGATGCCGAATGACTGGGTCTAG
- a CDS encoding SDR family oxidoreductase — MSYENLFSLKDRGVVVTGGLGYLGSKIAEGLLDFGARVVVADYVDGGKELVTKDVRCFDRLEIVKCDLDDTESIKELFIKAHEFTKGIDVLITCAANLGAGVLNTVENMDDEYWLKGIEGTVGYTFRTIREAIPYLKESQHASIINFGSLYAVGAPDPRTYYDTPFSSTPNYGAGKAATVELTKYCAAYLAKYGIRSNSVSPGSYPHKEVQENIVFKKRLEEKTMLGRIGYPEDLLGAIIFLASDASAYVTGVNIMVDGGQTAW, encoded by the coding sequence ATGTCATATGAAAATCTTTTTTCGCTGAAAGACAGAGGTGTTGTTGTTACGGGAGGTCTGGGCTATTTAGGTAGCAAAATTGCTGAGGGGTTATTGGATTTCGGAGCTAGGGTTGTAGTTGCTGACTATGTTGATGGTGGTAAAGAGTTAGTTACAAAAGATGTTCGATGTTTCGATAGGTTGGAAATTGTCAAGTGCGATCTTGATGATACTGAATCCATAAAGGAGTTATTCATAAAGGCACATGAGTTCACAAAGGGTATTGATGTGCTTATAACGTGTGCTGCTAACTTAGGTGCAGGTGTTCTTAATACGGTTGAGAATATGGATGATGAATATTGGCTGAAAGGAATTGAAGGTACGGTAGGTTATACATTTAGGACAATCCGTGAAGCAATTCCCTATCTTAAAGAGAGTCAGCATGCCAGTATTATCAATTTTGGATCGCTCTATGCTGTCGGCGCGCCAGATCCACGAACTTATTACGATACTCCGTTTAGCAGCACACCCAATTACGGGGCGGGTAAAGCAGCGACTGTTGAGTTGACAAAGTACTGCGCAGCTTATTTAGCGAAATATGGGATCCGCTCGAACAGTGTTAGCCCTGGATCTTATCCGCATAAAGAAGTTCAAGAAAATATCGTTTTCAAAAAGCGACTTGAAGAAAAGACGATGCTTGGAAGAATTGGTTACCCAGAGGATCTCTTAGGTGCCATTATTTTTCTTGCATCTGATGCGTCAGCATATGTGACCGGTGTGAATATTATGGTTGATGGCGGTCAAACTGCCTGGTAG
- a CDS encoding dehydrogenase: MNELKVLFTAVGSIGTRHLMNLAQICNERGIELTTDVIRRSNRILPAELSQHIRNQYRSLDEVKDYYDVTFVTEATASHFKSMLYMRSQTKHMFVEKPIFDTTDYSLAAVMPSKESVYYVAAPIRFTKYYQQLKQIVSSKKVFAARIIFSSYMPNWQKGRDYRESFRTKRALGGGVDIDSLHEIDYITALFGMPRAMSRHAGHYSDLEMDACDIADYIFEYDDKLVQLQIDYFGRVNNRRVEFFCDDDVVTCDFNTKIVTFQRFGKTASFSPENNFYYDEMSYFIDLLEDAFKGEYRLKNINPVDRAFQTLGLAKGKVKEN; this comes from the coding sequence ATGAATGAGCTAAAGGTTTTGTTTACGGCAGTTGGGTCGATTGGGACAAGGCATCTTATGAATTTGGCGCAAATTTGTAACGAGCGCGGAATTGAGCTTACAACAGATGTCATACGGAGAAGCAATCGTATTCTTCCGGCTGAATTGTCGCAGCATATACGCAATCAATATCGTTCCTTAGATGAAGTAAAAGATTATTATGATGTGACCTTCGTCACTGAGGCAACAGCTAGTCATTTTAAAAGCATGCTCTACATGCGCTCGCAAACAAAGCATATGTTTGTGGAAAAGCCTATTTTTGATACCACCGACTACTCTCTTGCTGCCGTTATGCCGTCTAAAGAAAGCGTATATTATGTTGCCGCACCCATCCGCTTTACTAAATACTATCAACAACTGAAGCAAATTGTCTCTTCAAAAAAAGTATTTGCAGCAAGAATTATTTTTTCCTCCTATATGCCGAACTGGCAAAAGGGTAGAGATTACAGGGAAAGCTTCAGAACAAAGAGAGCTTTGGGTGGTGGAGTTGATATTGATTCATTGCATGAAATTGATTACATCACTGCTCTTTTTGGTATGCCTCGAGCCATGAGTCGGCATGCAGGGCATTACTCTGATCTCGAGATGGATGCGTGCGATATTGCCGATTATATTTTTGAGTATGATGACAAGCTTGTTCAGTTGCAAATAGACTATTTTGGCCGGGTGAACAATCGGCGGGTAGAGTTCTTTTGCGACGATGATGTTGTTACCTGCGATTTCAATACAAAAATTGTTACATTCCAACGTTTCGGAAAGACTGCTTCATTTAGCCCTGAAAACAATTTTTATTACGATGAAATGAGTTATTTTATCGACCTTCTCGAAGATGCTTTTAAAGGGGAATATCGTCTTAAAAATATCAATCCTGTGGATCGGGCTTTTCAAACATTGGGGCTAGCAAAAGGTAAGGTTAAGGAGAATTAA